Proteins co-encoded in one Vibrio sp. SNU_ST1 genomic window:
- a CDS encoding FAD-binding and (Fe-S)-binding domain-containing protein has product METTTSHERVVDAQAYQQLESILAQKIETERIVTQEAKRLAYGTDASFYRLVPKMVLRLKNLDEVIFTIQSCRELGIHFTFRAAGTSLSGQAVSDSVLITLTDDWRGHEIVDNGNQIILQPGVIGADANKYLAPFQRKIGPDPASINTCKIGGIAANNASGMCCGTAQNSYRTVESMKIVLSDGSLLDTADNASVEAFKQSHKELFEGIVELHQQTASNQELADRIRHKYRLKNTTGYALNALVDYHDPIEIIKHLMIGSEGTLGFIAEITYNTVIEHPNKASALLVFADIEQASKAVTTLSKTPVAAVELMDGRALRSVADKPGMPEFMPSLDLEAAAILVESHASSQQDLVLQCKSILDALADYTIVESVPFTSEPKTVATLWGIRKGMFPAVGAVREVGTTVIIEDVAFPVENLANGIRELQELFDKYDYSEAIIFGHALEGNLHFVFTQGFDSQEEIDRYGGFMDDVAELVAVKYQGSLKAEHGTGRNMAPYVELEWGKDGYALMQQIKALFDPEKLLNPGVIINDNPNSHITNLKPMPAADDLVDRCIECGFCEPVCPSRTLTLSPRQRIVLYRELQRRRAAGEEIEACELEKTFEYQGIDTCAATGLCAERCPVGINTGDLIKKLRIAKYEKFTPIAKWTADHFSTTTKLTKAGLKTNQVASKVLGANTVGKLTNGLRSVTKGATPVWMPEMPQSNSHTLTSSPMTAENSSNHKKVVYLPSCASRTMGQQSDAGDQRPLTEVTMSLLNKAGFEVILPKKLDDQCCGMPYDSKGMTDLAQSKAQQLEEVLWQASRQGEYPVLMDTSPCAKRSIEQFTKPLEVLEPTGFVNQYLLEHLTLEPLQETVMLHVTCSSRRMGLEGAMLSLAKACTEEVIVPEHIQCCGWAGDKGFTTPELNEAAVHPLKEQVPSNCTRGFSNSRTCEIGLSHHSGIPYQSILYLVDEVAQ; this is encoded by the coding sequence ATGGAGACAACCACATCCCATGAGCGAGTAGTAGACGCACAAGCTTATCAGCAGCTTGAATCGATACTGGCTCAAAAAATAGAAACAGAACGCATTGTCACTCAAGAGGCAAAGCGCTTAGCTTACGGCACCGATGCGAGTTTTTATCGCTTGGTGCCGAAAATGGTTCTAAGGCTCAAGAACTTAGACGAAGTGATATTCACCATTCAAAGCTGTCGCGAACTCGGCATTCATTTTACCTTTCGCGCCGCAGGTACCAGCCTTTCCGGGCAAGCCGTTTCAGACTCGGTACTCATCACACTGACCGATGACTGGCGTGGCCACGAGATCGTAGACAACGGTAATCAGATCATCCTTCAACCGGGTGTAATTGGTGCCGATGCCAACAAATACCTAGCCCCTTTCCAACGTAAAATCGGCCCAGACCCAGCCTCTATCAATACCTGTAAAATCGGTGGTATCGCAGCCAATAACGCCAGTGGCATGTGTTGCGGTACTGCGCAAAACTCGTATCGCACCGTCGAGAGCATGAAAATCGTATTGAGCGATGGTTCCCTACTTGATACGGCTGACAACGCAAGTGTTGAAGCTTTCAAGCAATCACACAAAGAACTGTTTGAAGGCATTGTCGAATTACATCAACAGACAGCTTCAAACCAAGAACTCGCAGACAGAATACGCCACAAGTACCGCCTAAAAAACACCACCGGCTATGCGCTCAACGCATTGGTCGATTATCACGACCCAATCGAAATCATCAAACACCTGATGATTGGCTCAGAAGGCACGCTAGGTTTCATTGCTGAGATTACCTACAACACCGTTATCGAACACCCGAATAAAGCTTCAGCGCTGTTGGTGTTTGCCGACATAGAGCAAGCAAGTAAAGCCGTTACCACACTATCAAAAACGCCGGTTGCTGCGGTTGAATTGATGGATGGCAGAGCACTTCGTTCAGTTGCTGATAAACCGGGCATGCCTGAATTTATGCCTAGCTTGGATTTAGAAGCCGCGGCTATTTTGGTGGAATCACACGCCAGCTCCCAGCAGGACTTAGTTTTACAATGTAAATCAATTTTGGATGCCTTGGCTGATTACACGATTGTTGAATCGGTGCCTTTCACTTCCGAACCGAAGACAGTTGCTACCCTGTGGGGCATCCGAAAAGGCATGTTCCCTGCAGTTGGCGCAGTGCGTGAAGTCGGTACGACCGTTATTATTGAAGACGTTGCCTTTCCTGTCGAAAACCTTGCTAATGGTATTCGAGAACTGCAAGAGCTGTTCGATAAATACGACTACAGTGAAGCGATCATTTTCGGCCACGCCCTTGAAGGCAACCTGCATTTTGTGTTTACCCAAGGCTTCGATAGCCAAGAAGAGATCGACCGTTACGGCGGTTTCATGGACGATGTTGCCGAACTCGTCGCGGTGAAGTACCAAGGCTCTTTGAAAGCAGAACATGGCACTGGCCGTAACATGGCGCCTTATGTGGAATTAGAATGGGGCAAAGACGGCTACGCCTTGATGCAACAGATCAAAGCACTGTTCGACCCTGAAAAGCTGCTCAATCCCGGCGTTATTATTAACGACAATCCAAATTCACACATCACGAATTTGAAACCAATGCCTGCTGCCGATGACCTTGTCGACCGCTGTATTGAGTGTGGATTTTGTGAGCCTGTTTGTCCGTCTCGTACGCTGACTCTATCACCACGCCAACGCATTGTTCTGTACCGAGAACTGCAACGCCGCCGCGCTGCGGGCGAAGAGATCGAAGCCTGTGAACTAGAGAAAACCTTCGAATATCAAGGCATCGATACCTGCGCCGCAACCGGCCTATGTGCCGAGCGTTGCCCCGTTGGCATCAACACCGGTGATTTGATTAAGAAGCTTCGTATTGCCAAGTACGAGAAATTTACGCCAATCGCCAAGTGGACAGCGGATCATTTCTCGACCACCACAAAACTCACCAAGGCTGGCCTCAAAACCAACCAAGTGGCGAGCAAAGTATTAGGCGCAAACACAGTCGGCAAGCTAACCAATGGCTTACGCTCAGTGACTAAAGGCGCGACACCCGTTTGGATGCCAGAAATGCCACAGTCCAACAGTCATACACTGACCTCTTCACCAATGACGGCAGAAAACTCAAGCAATCATAAAAAGGTGGTTTACCTACCTTCGTGTGCTAGCCGAACCATGGGGCAACAAAGCGATGCCGGAGATCAACGCCCACTGACCGAAGTGACCATGTCTCTGCTCAACAAAGCTGGATTCGAGGTTATTCTTCCGAAGAAGCTAGATGACCAATGTTGTGGCATGCCTTACGACAGCAAAGGAATGACCGACTTAGCTCAATCGAAAGCACAGCAACTCGAAGAAGTCTTATGGCAAGCCAGTCGTCAGGGTGAATACCCGGTACTGATGGACACCAGCCCGTGCGCCAAGCGCAGCATTGAACAATTTACCAAACCGTTAGAGGTATTAGAGCCGACAGGGTTTGTGAATCAATACCTGCTTGAGCACCTGACACTTGAGCCGCTGCAAGAAACCGTGATGCTGCATGTGACGTGTAGCTCTCGTCGAATGGGTTTGGAAGGCGCGATGTTGAGCCTTGCTAAAGCCTGTACCGAAGAGGTCATCGTTCCAGAGCATATTCAATGCTGTGGTTGGGCGGGTGATAAAGGTTTTACCACTCCAGAGCTGAATGAAGCGGCGGTACACCCACTCAAAGAACAAGTACCAAGCAACTGCACTCGTGGGTTCAGCAACAGCCGAACCTGTGAGATCGGTTTATCGCACCACAGTGGCATTCCGTATCAGTCAATCTTATACTTGGTGGACGAAGTAGCGCAATAG
- a CDS encoding GyrI-like domain-containing protein gives MSRQHISRINDVLFHIHQDISQPLSAKALSEIAAYSEQHFHRTFKSVVGESLHQYIRRTRMEYAANQLMFDTSSSVVEIASKCGFSSVSSFSRAFKATFNMSPGEWRKHDLQVAEKPYLKDPEVAAGYQNVAQRELPEPKIVEVSDRMAAYVRHTGYNRSIRNAWLILKAWANSEQRDFSSQFGLHHSNPAWVEMDQCRYVACIAIDEPIKYRSVVNQMVIPGGLHAVFRLNGRYGELLPQISMVLEKWLPASGFKQRSTPAYVHYHRNHFLNSDEVFELDFYLPVSFY, from the coding sequence ATGTCACGACAACACATATCCCGAATCAATGATGTTTTGTTCCATATTCACCAAGACATCAGTCAGCCTTTGTCGGCAAAAGCGCTCTCTGAGATTGCTGCGTATTCAGAGCAACACTTTCATCGCACGTTCAAAAGTGTGGTTGGGGAGTCATTGCATCAGTACATTCGACGCACTCGAATGGAGTATGCAGCTAATCAATTGATGTTCGATACCAGCTCGTCGGTGGTAGAGATTGCCAGTAAGTGTGGTTTTAGTTCTGTGTCTTCGTTTAGCCGAGCGTTCAAGGCAACCTTTAACATGTCACCCGGAGAGTGGCGCAAGCATGATTTACAGGTTGCAGAAAAACCTTACCTGAAAGATCCCGAAGTGGCGGCGGGCTATCAAAACGTCGCGCAGCGGGAATTGCCGGAACCTAAAATTGTTGAAGTGTCAGACCGAATGGCAGCCTATGTTCGACATACTGGCTATAACCGATCTATTCGTAATGCGTGGTTGATATTGAAAGCGTGGGCGAACTCTGAACAGCGTGATTTTTCGAGTCAGTTTGGCTTGCACCACTCCAATCCCGCTTGGGTCGAAATGGATCAGTGTCGCTATGTAGCGTGCATCGCGATTGATGAACCGATTAAGTATCGCAGTGTCGTCAATCAGATGGTGATTCCCGGCGGTTTGCATGCTGTGTTTCGACTTAATGGCCGCTACGGTGAGTTGCTACCACAGATCAGTATGGTATTAGAAAAATGGTTACCTGCCTCTGGTTTCAAACAGCGCTCGACTCCCGCGTATGTGCATTATCATCGGAACCATTTTCTCAATAGTGATGAAGTGTTTGAGCTTGATTTCTATCTGCCAGTGAGTTTTTATTAG
- a CDS encoding PLP-dependent aminotransferase family protein encodes MEIAQSLQQIQSSYIREILAAASDPNVISLAGGLPDEKTFPIDLMKPTLENLANMPEVFQYGSTAGYGPLLDHLTQSYQLPESHTAMICTGSQQGLDLIARAYVDPGDVVVMEAPSYLGAMQVFGLVQANIATVSQTEFGPNLDELETCFAEQAPKMFYAVPDFHNPTGVCWATQTRQKVAELCIKYNVAFIEDAPYRELRFTGTELPLVSSFCPDNSIVLRSFSKIASPGLRIGAVTGKRSYLEPLIKVKQGADLHSSVPMQALLVGLLKHEDFNVHMENIRTLYKSRYEVLFSELEKQLPADCVLKAVDGGMFVWVEIPECDTFELAKTLLSNGVAVVPSPVFYPKAGEAKAALRLNFTNANPEELTEAVKRLAEGLNQA; translated from the coding sequence ATGGAAATCGCACAGTCATTACAACAGATTCAATCTTCATACATTCGAGAGATCCTCGCAGCCGCAAGCGATCCAAATGTCATCTCATTGGCCGGTGGTTTACCAGACGAGAAGACATTCCCTATCGATTTAATGAAGCCAACGCTAGAAAACCTAGCGAACATGCCTGAAGTTTTCCAATATGGTTCGACTGCGGGTTACGGCCCGTTGCTTGACCACCTAACACAAAGCTACCAATTGCCAGAGTCACACACGGCAATGATTTGTACCGGTTCTCAGCAAGGTCTAGATTTGATTGCGCGCGCGTATGTTGACCCGGGTGATGTGGTTGTAATGGAAGCGCCAAGCTACTTAGGTGCGATGCAAGTGTTTGGCCTAGTTCAAGCAAACATTGCAACCGTGTCTCAAACTGAATTTGGCCCGAACCTAGATGAACTGGAAACGTGCTTTGCAGAACAAGCGCCAAAAATGTTCTATGCCGTGCCAGATTTCCACAACCCAACAGGTGTATGCTGGGCAACACAAACTCGTCAAAAAGTGGCTGAGCTGTGTATCAAATACAACGTGGCCTTCATTGAAGATGCGCCTTACCGTGAGCTACGTTTCACTGGTACTGAACTGCCGTTGGTTTCTTCGTTCTGCCCTGATAACTCTATCGTTCTTCGTTCATTCTCTAAGATTGCATCACCAGGTCTACGTATTGGCGCGGTAACAGGCAAACGCAGCTACCTTGAGCCACTGATCAAAGTGAAACAAGGCGCGGACTTACACTCAAGTGTACCAATGCAAGCACTGCTTGTTGGTCTTCTAAAACATGAAGACTTCAACGTACACATGGAAAACATTCGCACACTGTACAAGTCTCGTTATGAGGTTCTGTTCTCAGAGCTAGAAAAACAACTGCCTGCAGATTGCGTGTTAAAAGCCGTAGATGGCGGGATGTTCGTTTGGGTTGAGATCCCAGAGTGCGATACCTTCGAACTGGCTAAAACTCTACTATCGAATGGCGTGGCGGTAGTACCAAGCCCTGTATTCTATCCAAAGGCCGGTGAAGCAAAAGCCGCACTGCGCCTAAACTTCACAAACGCTAACCCAGAAGAATTGACTGAAGCGGTGAAACGCTTAGCAGAAGGACTTAACCAAGCGTAA
- a CDS encoding rhodanese-related sulfurtransferase → MSQYVVCALYKFVALDDYQEIRQPLTDVLEANQIRGTLLLASEGINGTVAGKRESIDALLKWFKQDPRLADVVYKESFNPEQPFNRTKVKLKKEIVTMGVEGIDPRHVVGTYVKPNEWNALISDPDVILVDTRNDYEVDIGTFKNAVNPNTETFREFPQYVEENLDPKKHKKVAMFCTGGIRCEKSTAYMKEQGFDEVYHLEGGILKYLEEVPEEESMWEGDCYVFDGRVAVNHQLEKSGYDVCNACRLPITDEDKASEHFEKGVSCPKCVDKHNDEQKARFREREKQVQLSNARGETHVGGEAAHLIEQRKKEKLAHKEQQRSGKKAK, encoded by the coding sequence ATGTCTCAATATGTTGTATGTGCTCTGTATAAATTCGTAGCACTTGATGATTACCAAGAAATTCGCCAACCACTAACTGACGTGTTAGAAGCCAACCAAATCCGCGGTACTTTGTTACTTGCGAGTGAAGGCATCAACGGCACCGTTGCGGGTAAGCGTGAATCTATCGACGCCCTTCTTAAATGGTTCAAACAAGACCCTCGCTTAGCTGATGTGGTTTACAAAGAGTCGTTCAACCCAGAACAACCATTCAACCGCACCAAGGTTAAGCTTAAGAAAGAGATCGTAACTATGGGCGTTGAGGGTATCGACCCACGCCACGTTGTGGGTACTTACGTGAAACCAAACGAGTGGAACGCTCTGATTTCTGATCCAGATGTGATTCTGGTTGATACTCGTAACGACTACGAAGTGGACATCGGCACATTCAAAAATGCGGTAAACCCAAACACAGAAACCTTCCGTGAATTCCCTCAGTACGTTGAAGAAAATCTTGATCCTAAGAAGCACAAGAAAGTCGCGATGTTCTGCACTGGCGGTATTCGTTGTGAAAAATCAACAGCCTACATGAAAGAGCAAGGCTTTGATGAGGTTTACCACCTTGAAGGCGGCATTCTTAAGTACCTAGAAGAAGTGCCAGAAGAAGAGAGCATGTGGGAAGGCGACTGCTACGTATTTGACGGTCGTGTTGCGGTTAACCACCAGCTAGAAAAAAGCGGCTACGATGTGTGTAACGCTTGTCGCTTGCCAATCACAGACGAAGACAAAGCCTCTGAGCACTTCGAGAAAGGCGTAAGCTGCCCTAAGTGTGTTGATAAGCACAACGACGAGCAAAAAGCGCGTTTTCGTGAACGAGAAAAGCAAGTTCAACTGTCGAATGCGCGTGGCGAAACTCACGTAGGTGGCGAAGCTGCTCACCTTATCGAGCAACGTAAGAAAGAAAAGCTAGCACACAAAGAGCAGCAACGCTCTGGTAAGAAAGCGAAGTAG
- a CDS encoding YdcH family protein has translation MLNENHAFILDFPDLKLDIVQLNHDDEKFKADMQKYHQLDYDIRQLEISGSPIDDDSMHNLKVERMELKDSLHKQLTRHHALKIV, from the coding sequence ATGCTCAATGAAAACCATGCCTTTATCTTAGATTTCCCAGATCTTAAATTAGACATTGTTCAGCTCAACCACGACGACGAAAAATTCAAAGCAGACATGCAGAAATACCACCAACTCGACTACGACATCCGTCAGCTAGAAATCTCTGGCAGCCCTATCGATGACGACAGCATGCACAACCTCAAAGTAGAACGCATGGAGCTAAAAGACTCGCTACACAAACAGCTCACGCGCCACCACGCGCTTAAGATCGTATAG